Proteins found in one Zea mays cultivar B73 chromosome 1, Zm-B73-REFERENCE-NAM-5.0, whole genome shotgun sequence genomic segment:
- the LOC100193509 gene encoding uncharacterized protein LOC100193509 — MRCPRRESSPRWHGARRPCACPDPDCTLPPLDVHALALFISLVVVVVQTSLIMVERRAKKRMVFVMNKLMWLACLFISVAFIALTYVVVGRDDWWLAWCTMGIGAAIMLTTLGSMCYCIIAHRLEEKNTRKIRRASASQSRGSWSRSVDSDEEILNSEYKTKMYAL; from the coding sequence ATGCGATGCCCCCGCCGCGAGAGCTCCCCTAGATGGCATGGAGCGCGTCGCCCATGCGCCTGCCCTGACCCTGATTGCACACTACCGCCGCTGGATGTCCACGCGCTGGCCCTCTTCATCTCGCTCGTGGTGGTCGTGGTGCAGACCTCGCTGATCATGGTGGAGCGGAGGGCGAAGAAGCGGATGGTGTTCGTGATGAACAAGCTCATGTGGCTGGCGTGCCTCTTCATCTCGGTGGCCTTCATCGCGCTGACCTACGTGGTGGTGGGGCGCGACGACTGGTGGCTGGCCTGGTGCACCATGGGCATCGGCGCCGCGATCATGCTCACCACCCTCGGCTCCATGTGCTACTGCATCATCGCGCACAGGCTGGAGGAGAAGAACACCAGGAAGATCAGGAGGGCCTCCGCGAGCCAGTCCCGCGGCTCGTGGTCCCGATCAGTCGACTCGGACGAGGAGATACTTAACAGCGAGTACAAGACGAAGATGTACGCGCTGTAG